A region of Vitis riparia cultivar Riparia Gloire de Montpellier isolate 1030 chromosome 1, EGFV_Vit.rip_1.0, whole genome shotgun sequence DNA encodes the following proteins:
- the LOC117918812 gene encoding uncharacterized protein LOC117918812 isoform X4: MYARRLLKNRNLKWDFVFQPSKYYITPKHKDYMFSRSLCSRTLAGNCSLCDNLIRRYLSDSLLTQGVAAGNSNVRLHGSFNVTLRSSQLRFYSSDGDGRNASEDEHIPVKDGANFDKGKTKRKVREAVRHCDEHIRLGEQDQKEWLNNEKLAIESRKKESPFLSRREKLKNEFLRRVVPWEKITVSWETFPYHIPEHTKNLLVECAASHLKHKKLTVSYGARLTSSSGRILLQSVPGTELYRERLVRALAKDLQVPLLVLDSSILASYDFAEGCSSECESDDDNLESCEDCISESEIEDESDSNDEEEWTSSGEVKSDASDNDDVQASAEALKKLVPHKLKKFEQRVAAELEISSESSTSEAVESSDKPKWSLKKGDRVKYVGASIDIEADNRPLSSGQRGEVYEVNGDRVAVILDRSEKKPNEGEEDEKLIDRAEKPSVYWMQVKDIEYDLDTEGEDRYIAMEALCEVMLKVLHSTQPLIVYFPDSSQWLLRAVSKPNQKEFVRRVQEMFDQLSGPVVLICGQNKTEAGSKEREKFTMLVPGLGRLAKLPVPLKQLTEGLKATKTSENNEILKLFSNVICIDTPKDEELLRTFNKQVEEDRRIIISRSNLNELHKVLEEHQLSCMDLLHVNTDGVILTKQKAEKIVGWAKNHYLSSCMLPSIKGERLSVPRESLEIAVLRLKVQEAISRKPSHSLKNLAKDEYESNFVSAVVPPGEIGVKFDDIGALEDVKKALNELVILPMRRPELFSHGNLLRPCKGILLFGPPGTGKTLLAKALATEAGANFISVTGSNLTSKWFGDAEKLTKALFSFAGKLAPVIIFVDEVDSLLGARGGAFEHEATRKMRNEFMAAWDGLRSKDNQRIIILGATNRPFDLDEAVIRRLPRRIYVDLPDAENRMKILRIFLASENIEPGFQFDKLANATEGYSGSDLKNLCVAAAYRPVQELLEEEQKGGGDILPPVLRSLTLDDFIKSKAKVGPSVAFDAASMNELRKWNEQYGEGGSRRKSLFGFGN, translated from the exons CAGGGTGTTGCCGCTGGAAATAGTAATGTTAGGTTGCATGGGAGTTTTAATGTAACTTTGCGGAGTAGTCAGTTAAGATTCTACAGTTCTGATGGTGATGGAAGGAATGCCAGTGAGGATGAACATATACCTGTGAAGGATGGGGCTAACTTTGATAAGGGGAAGACTAAGCGGAAGGTTAGAGAAGCTGTGAGGCACTGTGATGAGCACATTCGGCTTGGGGAACAAGATCAAAAGGAATGGCTCAATAATGAGAAACTAGCCATCGAGAGTAGAAAGAAGGAATCACCATTCCTATCTAGACgggaaaagttaaaaaatgagTTCTTGCGGAGAGTTGTTCCATGGGAGAAAATAACTGTTTCATGGGAAACATTTCCTTACCACATTCC GGAGCATACCAAAAATCTTTTGGTGGAATGTGCTGCTTCCCATCTGAAACATAAGAAGCTCACTGTGTCTTATGGTGCTCGTTTGACCTCTTCAAGTGGGAGGATACTGCTTCAAAGTGTTCCAG GTACTGAGCTATACCGAGAAAGATTAGTCAGAGCACTTGCAAAAGATTTACAAGTTCCCTTACTGGTTCTGGACAGCAGTATTCTTGCTTCTTAT GATTTTGCTGAAGGTTGCTCATCAGAATGTGAATCAGATGATGATAACTTGGAATCGTGTGAAGACTGCATTTCAGAGTCTGAGATTGAGGATGAGAGTGATTCAAATGATGAGGAAGAATGGACAAGCAGTGGTGAGGTGAAGTCAGATGCTAGTGATAATGATGATGTGCAGGCGTCTGCTGAAGCTCTAAAGAAGCTTGTTCCCCACAAGctcaaaaaatttgaacag AGAGTTGCTGCAGAATTGGAAATTTCCTCCGAATCCTCAACTTCTGAGGCTGTTGAATCTTCTGATAAACCTAAATGGTCACTAAAGAAAG GGGATCGAGTAAAATATGTTGGGGCTTCTATTGATATTGAAGCTGATAACAG GCCTTTATCAAGTGGTCAACGTGGAGAGGTATATGAGGTGAATGGGGATCGAGTTGCTGTTATCTTGGATAGAAGcgaaaaaaaaccaaatgaagGAGAGGAAGATGAAAAGCTTATAGACCGTGCTGAAAAACCCTCAGTTTATTGGATGCAAG TTAAGGACATTGAGTATGATCTTGATACTGAGGGAGAAGATCGGTACATCGCAATGGAGGCTTTGTGTGAGGTGATGCTCAAG GTTTTGCATTCTACACAGCCTCTTATTGTCTATTTTCCAGACTCTTCTCAATGGTTGTTGAGGGCCGTCTCCAAGCCAAATCAGAAAGAGTTTGTTCGTAGGGTACAGGAAATGTTTGACCAATTATCAGGACCTGTTGTTTTGATATGCGGGCAGAACAAAACTGAAGCAGGGTCAAAGGAGAGGGAAAAATTT ACGATGCTAGTCCCGGGTTTGGGTCGCCTTGCTAAGCTG cCTGTCCCATTGAAGCAACTTACAGAGGGACTAAAAGCAACAAAGACATCAGAAAACAATGAGATACTTAAGCTTTTCAGTAATGTTATATGTATCGATACCCCAAAG GATGAAGAACTCCTTAGAACATTCAATAAGCAGGTTGAAGAAGACCGAAGGATCATTATCTCCCGGAGCAATTTAAATGAATTGCACAAG GTTCTGGAGGAACATCAGCTGTCATGCATGGATCTGTTGCATGTAAATACTGATGGTGTGATACTGACTAAGCAAA AAGCTGAAAAGATTGTTGGCTGGGCTAAAAATCATTACTTGTCATCTTGCATGCTTCCTTCCATAAAGGGGGAAAGATTATCTGTACCTCGTGAAAG CCTTGAAATTGCAGTTTTGAGATTAAAGGTGCAGGAAGCAATATCCAGAAAACCGTCACACAGTTTGAAG AATCTTGCCAAGGATGAATATGAGAGCAACTTTGTTTCGGCGGTTGTTCCTCCTGGTGAAATTGGTGTTAAGTTTGATGATATTGGTGCTCTTGAAGATGTGAAGAAGGCATTAAATGAACTTGTCATTCTTCCAATGAGGAGACCGGAGCTTTTCTCTCATGGAAATCTGTTGCGG CCTTGCAAAGGAATATTACTTTTTGGTCCTCCTGGAACTGGGAAAACCCTTCTTGCCAAGGCTCTTGCTACAGAAGCAGGGGCAAACTTTATCAGCGTAACTGGTTCAAATCTTACATCGAAG TGGTTTGGAGATgctgaaaagcttaccaaagcCTTGTTCTCCTTTGCTGGCAAGCTGGCACCTGTTATCATATTTGTGGATGAG GTTGACAGTTTGCTTGGTGCACGTGGTGGTGCTTTTGAGCATGAGGCAACTAGGAAAATGCGGAATGAGTTTATGGCAGCTTGGGATGGATTGAGGTCAAAAGACAACCAGAGAATCATCATCCTTGGTGCCACAAATCGGCCTTTTGACCTTGATGAGGCTGTTATTCGTCGTCTGCCTAGAAG GATATATGTGGACCTACCAGATGCTGAGAATCGTATGAAGATTCTAAGAATATTTCTTGCATCAGAAAATATTGAACCTGGTTTCCAGTTTGACAAACTTGCAAATGCCACTGAAGGATATTCAGGGAGTGATCTGAAG AACCTCTGTGTTGCTGCTGCATACAGGCCTGTCCAAGAACTTCTGGAGGAAGAACAGAAG GGAGGCGGAGACATTCTTCCTCCAGTATTGAGGTCTCTCACTTTGGATGATTTTATCAAGTCAAAAGCGAAG GTGGGGCCATCTGTTGCATTTGATGCGGCGAGCATGAATGAACTGAGGAAATGGAATGAACAGTATGGAGAAGGTGGAAGCAGGAGGAAATCGCTGTTTGGTTTTGGGAACTAA
- the LOC117918812 gene encoding uncharacterized protein LOC117918812 isoform X3, giving the protein MYARRLLKNRNLKWDFVFQPSKYYITPKHKDYMFSRSLCSRTLAGNCSLCDNLIRRYLSDSLLTQGVAAGNSNVRLHGSFNVTLRSSQLRFYSSDGDGRNASEDEHIPVKDGANFDKGKTKRKVREAVRHCDEHIRLGEQDQKEWLNNEKLAIESRKKESPFLSRREKLKNEFLRRVVPWEKITVSWETFPYHIPEHTKNLLVECAASHLKHKKLTVSYGARLTSSSGRILLQSVPGTELYRERLVRALAKDLQVPLLVLDSSILASYDFAEGCSSECESDDDNLESCEDCISESEIEDESDSNDEEEWTSSGEVKSDASDNDDVQASAEALKKLVPHKLKKFEQRVAAELEISSESSTSEAVESSDKPKWSLKKGDRVKYVGASIDIEADNRVILGKIPTCDGPTNAYTIFRGRPLSSGQRGEVYEVNGDRVAVILDRSEKKPNEGEEDEKLIDRAEKPSVYWMQVKDIEYDLDTEGEDRYIAMEALCEVMLKVLHSTQPLIVYFPDSSQWLLRAVSKPNQKEFVRRVQEMFDQLSGPVVLICGQNKTEAGSKEREKFPVPLKQLTEGLKATKTSENNEILKLFSNVICIDTPKDEELLRTFNKQVEEDRRIIISRSNLNELHKVLEEHQLSCMDLLHVNTDGVILTKQKAEKIVGWAKNHYLSSCMLPSIKGERLSVPRESLEIAVLRLKVQEAISRKPSHSLKNLAKDEYESNFVSAVVPPGEIGVKFDDIGALEDVKKALNELVILPMRRPELFSHGNLLRPCKGILLFGPPGTGKTLLAKALATEAGANFISVTGSNLTSKWFGDAEKLTKALFSFAGKLAPVIIFVDEVDSLLGARGGAFEHEATRKMRNEFMAAWDGLRSKDNQRIIILGATNRPFDLDEAVIRRLPRRIYVDLPDAENRMKILRIFLASENIEPGFQFDKLANATEGYSGSDLKNLCVAAAYRPVQELLEEEQKGGGDILPPVLRSLTLDDFIKSKAKVGPSVAFDAASMNELRKWNEQYGEGGSRRKSLFGFGN; this is encoded by the exons CAGGGTGTTGCCGCTGGAAATAGTAATGTTAGGTTGCATGGGAGTTTTAATGTAACTTTGCGGAGTAGTCAGTTAAGATTCTACAGTTCTGATGGTGATGGAAGGAATGCCAGTGAGGATGAACATATACCTGTGAAGGATGGGGCTAACTTTGATAAGGGGAAGACTAAGCGGAAGGTTAGAGAAGCTGTGAGGCACTGTGATGAGCACATTCGGCTTGGGGAACAAGATCAAAAGGAATGGCTCAATAATGAGAAACTAGCCATCGAGAGTAGAAAGAAGGAATCACCATTCCTATCTAGACgggaaaagttaaaaaatgagTTCTTGCGGAGAGTTGTTCCATGGGAGAAAATAACTGTTTCATGGGAAACATTTCCTTACCACATTCC GGAGCATACCAAAAATCTTTTGGTGGAATGTGCTGCTTCCCATCTGAAACATAAGAAGCTCACTGTGTCTTATGGTGCTCGTTTGACCTCTTCAAGTGGGAGGATACTGCTTCAAAGTGTTCCAG GTACTGAGCTATACCGAGAAAGATTAGTCAGAGCACTTGCAAAAGATTTACAAGTTCCCTTACTGGTTCTGGACAGCAGTATTCTTGCTTCTTAT GATTTTGCTGAAGGTTGCTCATCAGAATGTGAATCAGATGATGATAACTTGGAATCGTGTGAAGACTGCATTTCAGAGTCTGAGATTGAGGATGAGAGTGATTCAAATGATGAGGAAGAATGGACAAGCAGTGGTGAGGTGAAGTCAGATGCTAGTGATAATGATGATGTGCAGGCGTCTGCTGAAGCTCTAAAGAAGCTTGTTCCCCACAAGctcaaaaaatttgaacag AGAGTTGCTGCAGAATTGGAAATTTCCTCCGAATCCTCAACTTCTGAGGCTGTTGAATCTTCTGATAAACCTAAATGGTCACTAAAGAAAG GGGATCGAGTAAAATATGTTGGGGCTTCTATTGATATTGAAGCTGATAACAG GGTCATTTTGGGGAAGATACCAACATGTGATGGTCCAACAAATGCTTATACCATTTTCCGTGGCAG GCCTTTATCAAGTGGTCAACGTGGAGAGGTATATGAGGTGAATGGGGATCGAGTTGCTGTTATCTTGGATAGAAGcgaaaaaaaaccaaatgaagGAGAGGAAGATGAAAAGCTTATAGACCGTGCTGAAAAACCCTCAGTTTATTGGATGCAAG TTAAGGACATTGAGTATGATCTTGATACTGAGGGAGAAGATCGGTACATCGCAATGGAGGCTTTGTGTGAGGTGATGCTCAAG GTTTTGCATTCTACACAGCCTCTTATTGTCTATTTTCCAGACTCTTCTCAATGGTTGTTGAGGGCCGTCTCCAAGCCAAATCAGAAAGAGTTTGTTCGTAGGGTACAGGAAATGTTTGACCAATTATCAGGACCTGTTGTTTTGATATGCGGGCAGAACAAAACTGAAGCAGGGTCAAAGGAGAGGGAAAAATTT cCTGTCCCATTGAAGCAACTTACAGAGGGACTAAAAGCAACAAAGACATCAGAAAACAATGAGATACTTAAGCTTTTCAGTAATGTTATATGTATCGATACCCCAAAG GATGAAGAACTCCTTAGAACATTCAATAAGCAGGTTGAAGAAGACCGAAGGATCATTATCTCCCGGAGCAATTTAAATGAATTGCACAAG GTTCTGGAGGAACATCAGCTGTCATGCATGGATCTGTTGCATGTAAATACTGATGGTGTGATACTGACTAAGCAAA AAGCTGAAAAGATTGTTGGCTGGGCTAAAAATCATTACTTGTCATCTTGCATGCTTCCTTCCATAAAGGGGGAAAGATTATCTGTACCTCGTGAAAG CCTTGAAATTGCAGTTTTGAGATTAAAGGTGCAGGAAGCAATATCCAGAAAACCGTCACACAGTTTGAAG AATCTTGCCAAGGATGAATATGAGAGCAACTTTGTTTCGGCGGTTGTTCCTCCTGGTGAAATTGGTGTTAAGTTTGATGATATTGGTGCTCTTGAAGATGTGAAGAAGGCATTAAATGAACTTGTCATTCTTCCAATGAGGAGACCGGAGCTTTTCTCTCATGGAAATCTGTTGCGG CCTTGCAAAGGAATATTACTTTTTGGTCCTCCTGGAACTGGGAAAACCCTTCTTGCCAAGGCTCTTGCTACAGAAGCAGGGGCAAACTTTATCAGCGTAACTGGTTCAAATCTTACATCGAAG TGGTTTGGAGATgctgaaaagcttaccaaagcCTTGTTCTCCTTTGCTGGCAAGCTGGCACCTGTTATCATATTTGTGGATGAG GTTGACAGTTTGCTTGGTGCACGTGGTGGTGCTTTTGAGCATGAGGCAACTAGGAAAATGCGGAATGAGTTTATGGCAGCTTGGGATGGATTGAGGTCAAAAGACAACCAGAGAATCATCATCCTTGGTGCCACAAATCGGCCTTTTGACCTTGATGAGGCTGTTATTCGTCGTCTGCCTAGAAG GATATATGTGGACCTACCAGATGCTGAGAATCGTATGAAGATTCTAAGAATATTTCTTGCATCAGAAAATATTGAACCTGGTTTCCAGTTTGACAAACTTGCAAATGCCACTGAAGGATATTCAGGGAGTGATCTGAAG AACCTCTGTGTTGCTGCTGCATACAGGCCTGTCCAAGAACTTCTGGAGGAAGAACAGAAG GGAGGCGGAGACATTCTTCCTCCAGTATTGAGGTCTCTCACTTTGGATGATTTTATCAAGTCAAAAGCGAAG GTGGGGCCATCTGTTGCATTTGATGCGGCGAGCATGAATGAACTGAGGAAATGGAATGAACAGTATGGAGAAGGTGGAAGCAGGAGGAAATCGCTGTTTGGTTTTGGGAACTAA
- the LOC117918812 gene encoding uncharacterized protein LOC117918812 isoform X1 has product MYARRLLKNRNLKWDFVFQPSKYYITPKHKDYMFSRSLCSRTLAGNCSLCDNLIRRYLSDSLLTQGVAAGNSNVRLHGSFNVTLRSSQLRFYSSDGDGRNASEDEHIPVKDGANFDKGKTKRKVREAVRHCDEHIRLGEQDQKEWLNNEKLAIESRKKESPFLSRREKLKNEFLRRVVPWEKITVSWETFPYHIPEHTKNLLVECAASHLKHKKLTVSYGARLTSSSGRILLQSVPGTELYRERLVRALAKDLQVPLLVLDSSILASYDFAEGCSSECESDDDNLESCEDCISESEIEDESDSNDEEEWTSSGEVKSDASDNDDVQASAEALKKLVPHKLKKFEQRVAAELEISSESSTSEAVESSDKPKWSLKKGDRVKYVGASIDIEADNRVILGKIPTCDGPTNAYTIFRGRPLSSGQRGEVYEVNGDRVAVILDRSEKKPNEGEEDEKLIDRAEKPSVYWMQVKDIEYDLDTEGEDRYIAMEALCEVMLKVLHSTQPLIVYFPDSSQWLLRAVSKPNQKEFVRRVQEMFDQLSGPVVLICGQNKTEAGSKEREKFTMLVPGLGRLAKLPVPLKQLTEGLKATKTSENNEILKLFSNVICIDTPKDEELLRTFNKQVEEDRRIIISRSNLNELHKVLEEHQLSCMDLLHVNTDGVILTKQKAEKIVGWAKNHYLSSCMLPSIKGERLSVPRESLEIAVLRLKVQEAISRKPSHSLKNLAKDEYESNFVSAVVPPGEIGVKFDDIGALEDVKKALNELVILPMRRPELFSHGNLLRPCKGILLFGPPGTGKTLLAKALATEAGANFISVTGSNLTSKWFGDAEKLTKALFSFAGKLAPVIIFVDEVDSLLGARGGAFEHEATRKMRNEFMAAWDGLRSKDNQRIIILGATNRPFDLDEAVIRRLPRRIYVDLPDAENRMKILRIFLASENIEPGFQFDKLANATEGYSGSDLKNLCVAAAYRPVQELLEEEQKGGGDILPPVLRSLTLDDFIKSKAKVGPSVAFDAASMNELRKWNEQYGEGGSRRKSLFGFGN; this is encoded by the exons CAGGGTGTTGCCGCTGGAAATAGTAATGTTAGGTTGCATGGGAGTTTTAATGTAACTTTGCGGAGTAGTCAGTTAAGATTCTACAGTTCTGATGGTGATGGAAGGAATGCCAGTGAGGATGAACATATACCTGTGAAGGATGGGGCTAACTTTGATAAGGGGAAGACTAAGCGGAAGGTTAGAGAAGCTGTGAGGCACTGTGATGAGCACATTCGGCTTGGGGAACAAGATCAAAAGGAATGGCTCAATAATGAGAAACTAGCCATCGAGAGTAGAAAGAAGGAATCACCATTCCTATCTAGACgggaaaagttaaaaaatgagTTCTTGCGGAGAGTTGTTCCATGGGAGAAAATAACTGTTTCATGGGAAACATTTCCTTACCACATTCC GGAGCATACCAAAAATCTTTTGGTGGAATGTGCTGCTTCCCATCTGAAACATAAGAAGCTCACTGTGTCTTATGGTGCTCGTTTGACCTCTTCAAGTGGGAGGATACTGCTTCAAAGTGTTCCAG GTACTGAGCTATACCGAGAAAGATTAGTCAGAGCACTTGCAAAAGATTTACAAGTTCCCTTACTGGTTCTGGACAGCAGTATTCTTGCTTCTTAT GATTTTGCTGAAGGTTGCTCATCAGAATGTGAATCAGATGATGATAACTTGGAATCGTGTGAAGACTGCATTTCAGAGTCTGAGATTGAGGATGAGAGTGATTCAAATGATGAGGAAGAATGGACAAGCAGTGGTGAGGTGAAGTCAGATGCTAGTGATAATGATGATGTGCAGGCGTCTGCTGAAGCTCTAAAGAAGCTTGTTCCCCACAAGctcaaaaaatttgaacag AGAGTTGCTGCAGAATTGGAAATTTCCTCCGAATCCTCAACTTCTGAGGCTGTTGAATCTTCTGATAAACCTAAATGGTCACTAAAGAAAG GGGATCGAGTAAAATATGTTGGGGCTTCTATTGATATTGAAGCTGATAACAG GGTCATTTTGGGGAAGATACCAACATGTGATGGTCCAACAAATGCTTATACCATTTTCCGTGGCAG GCCTTTATCAAGTGGTCAACGTGGAGAGGTATATGAGGTGAATGGGGATCGAGTTGCTGTTATCTTGGATAGAAGcgaaaaaaaaccaaatgaagGAGAGGAAGATGAAAAGCTTATAGACCGTGCTGAAAAACCCTCAGTTTATTGGATGCAAG TTAAGGACATTGAGTATGATCTTGATACTGAGGGAGAAGATCGGTACATCGCAATGGAGGCTTTGTGTGAGGTGATGCTCAAG GTTTTGCATTCTACACAGCCTCTTATTGTCTATTTTCCAGACTCTTCTCAATGGTTGTTGAGGGCCGTCTCCAAGCCAAATCAGAAAGAGTTTGTTCGTAGGGTACAGGAAATGTTTGACCAATTATCAGGACCTGTTGTTTTGATATGCGGGCAGAACAAAACTGAAGCAGGGTCAAAGGAGAGGGAAAAATTT ACGATGCTAGTCCCGGGTTTGGGTCGCCTTGCTAAGCTG cCTGTCCCATTGAAGCAACTTACAGAGGGACTAAAAGCAACAAAGACATCAGAAAACAATGAGATACTTAAGCTTTTCAGTAATGTTATATGTATCGATACCCCAAAG GATGAAGAACTCCTTAGAACATTCAATAAGCAGGTTGAAGAAGACCGAAGGATCATTATCTCCCGGAGCAATTTAAATGAATTGCACAAG GTTCTGGAGGAACATCAGCTGTCATGCATGGATCTGTTGCATGTAAATACTGATGGTGTGATACTGACTAAGCAAA AAGCTGAAAAGATTGTTGGCTGGGCTAAAAATCATTACTTGTCATCTTGCATGCTTCCTTCCATAAAGGGGGAAAGATTATCTGTACCTCGTGAAAG CCTTGAAATTGCAGTTTTGAGATTAAAGGTGCAGGAAGCAATATCCAGAAAACCGTCACACAGTTTGAAG AATCTTGCCAAGGATGAATATGAGAGCAACTTTGTTTCGGCGGTTGTTCCTCCTGGTGAAATTGGTGTTAAGTTTGATGATATTGGTGCTCTTGAAGATGTGAAGAAGGCATTAAATGAACTTGTCATTCTTCCAATGAGGAGACCGGAGCTTTTCTCTCATGGAAATCTGTTGCGG CCTTGCAAAGGAATATTACTTTTTGGTCCTCCTGGAACTGGGAAAACCCTTCTTGCCAAGGCTCTTGCTACAGAAGCAGGGGCAAACTTTATCAGCGTAACTGGTTCAAATCTTACATCGAAG TGGTTTGGAGATgctgaaaagcttaccaaagcCTTGTTCTCCTTTGCTGGCAAGCTGGCACCTGTTATCATATTTGTGGATGAG GTTGACAGTTTGCTTGGTGCACGTGGTGGTGCTTTTGAGCATGAGGCAACTAGGAAAATGCGGAATGAGTTTATGGCAGCTTGGGATGGATTGAGGTCAAAAGACAACCAGAGAATCATCATCCTTGGTGCCACAAATCGGCCTTTTGACCTTGATGAGGCTGTTATTCGTCGTCTGCCTAGAAG GATATATGTGGACCTACCAGATGCTGAGAATCGTATGAAGATTCTAAGAATATTTCTTGCATCAGAAAATATTGAACCTGGTTTCCAGTTTGACAAACTTGCAAATGCCACTGAAGGATATTCAGGGAGTGATCTGAAG AACCTCTGTGTTGCTGCTGCATACAGGCCTGTCCAAGAACTTCTGGAGGAAGAACAGAAG GGAGGCGGAGACATTCTTCCTCCAGTATTGAGGTCTCTCACTTTGGATGATTTTATCAAGTCAAAAGCGAAG GTGGGGCCATCTGTTGCATTTGATGCGGCGAGCATGAATGAACTGAGGAAATGGAATGAACAGTATGGAGAAGGTGGAAGCAGGAGGAAATCGCTGTTTGGTTTTGGGAACTAA